AAGCTTGCGCCATGACGACAACATCGTTGCGATTAGCGGTATCGTCGCGGACTACGACGCGGGAGAAATCAGCATATCTGAGGCGGCCGCCATGGCGCGCGCCGCCGGCATCGCAGTTGCCTTCGTCGGATCTCCTTCCCACTCTGCCGCGAAGCCGCGCTGGCGAGCCGTCGCACCGCTGGCAGAACTCGTTAGTCCGGACGAGCATGCTCGCATGTGCGCCCGGCTCAACGGCGCCCTAGGGGGCGCCCTGGCGAGCGAAAGCTTCACCACTTCGCAGTCGTACTTTTACGGTCGCTTGGATGGGGCTCCTGAGCTGGAGGTCGCCATTGTCGACGGGCAGCCGCTCGACAGGGCTATAGATCTCGACGCGAAGGCGCTCGGCCGCGACGGGCGGCCATTCAACGGCTTTGCTGCCACCAGGGCCGCCGACGAGCAGCAGGAGCCATTTGAAGCCGCCCGCGCCGAGTCAGCGCTTGCGGCGATCCCCGCAACCAACGCCGACGATCCCGCAACCGGCGGCCGTGACCTTTGGCTCAACCTCGGCATGGCGCTGTTCCATGGCAGCTGCGGCTCGGATGAAGGCTTCGCGCTGTGGGACGCTTGGTCGAAGCGTGGCGCCAAATATGGTGGCGAGCGCGATCAGCGCCGCAAGTGGCGATCGTTTGGTCGAGCGGGTGCCAAACGCTCAATCGGCCTAGGTACGCTGTACCGAACAGCAGCCCAGTACGGGTGGGAGCCGCCAGAGACCGCGGCGCGAAAAGAGGCGATCGAGTCGGCGATCGCTGATCTAGACGATCTCGATCCACTCGCCGACCCCGCTGAAGCCCTGCTGCGCCCGAACCGTCTGCGATTCTTCAATCCTGCCGAGTGCGCCGCCGAGCCATCCCGCGGCTACATCGTGAAGGGGCTCATGGCACCCGGCGATGTCGGCTGCATCTACGGCGCGCCAGGCGCCGGCAAGTCGCTGATCAGCCCGCATATCGGCTACGCGGTCGCGCGCGGCGTACCCGCGTTTGGCATGCGAACGAAGCCGGGCCTCGTGCTCTACGTCGCGGCCGAAGACGCGCGCGGCATGAAAGATCGAGTGCGCGCGCTCCGCATCCGGCACGGAGATGCTGACGCGTTCCGGGTCGGCGAGGGCATCACGGACCTACTCACCACCGGCAGCGAGGATCTGGTCGAGCTGCGCAGGCACGTCCGCGAGCTGCAGCCATCGCTGATCTTCATTGATACGCTGGCGATGGCCTTCCCTGGCTTGGAAGAGAACTCCGCCGAAGGAATGGGTCGCGTGATGGCGGCCGCGCATTCGCTTACAAAGCCGAGCAACGCTGCAGTTGTCTTGGTTCACCACGACACGAAGGCTCAAACGCCTACGCCACGGGGCCACAGTCTGCTCAACGGCGCGCTCGACTTCGCCTTGCAGCTCTTCCCCAAGGATGAGTCCGGCGTCGTGCGCGGCCGCCTATCTAAGAACCGCAATGGCGCGTGCGATCGCGACATCGCCTTCCGCATCGACACCGAGCAGCTAGGCGTCGACGAAGACGGCGACCCGATAACCGCCGCCCTGGTTGCGGAGCTGACGCTCGGCGCAGCAGCTCAGCGTGTCAAG
The genomic region above belongs to Sphingomonas phyllosphaerae 5.2 and contains:
- a CDS encoding AAA family ATPase; its protein translation is MPTLPDEFDTLLGACMTASPHDQPITITTFSDVHATAQTVVTSSVRNFIGGFSSRTAKNKAALPLFKMAQFGDAATDRGSLRHDDNIVAISGIVADYDAGEISISEAAAMARAAGIAVAFVGSPSHSAAKPRWRAVAPLAELVSPDEHARMCARLNGALGGALASESFTTSQSYFYGRLDGAPELEVAIVDGQPLDRAIDLDAKALGRDGRPFNGFAATRAADEQQEPFEAARAESALAAIPATNADDPATGGRDLWLNLGMALFHGSCGSDEGFALWDAWSKRGAKYGGERDQRRKWRSFGRAGAKRSIGLGTLYRTAAQYGWEPPETAARKEAIESAIADLDDLDPLADPAEALLRPNRLRFFNPAECAAEPSRGYIVKGLMAPGDVGCIYGAPGAGKSLISPHIGYAVARGVPAFGMRTKPGLVLYVAAEDARGMKDRVRALRIRHGDADAFRVGEGITDLLTTGSEDLVELRRHVRELQPSLIFIDTLAMAFPGLEENSAEGMGRVMAAAHSLTKPSNAAVVLVHHDTKAQTPTPRGHSLLNGALDFALQLFPKDESGVVRGRLSKNRNGACDRDIAFRIDTEQLGVDEDGDPITAALVAELTLGAAAQRVKLSPSEAAARRHLSGLQVDTNGSACEREWREACINGRAVSGSDNADSRRRVVDRAVASLVRKGAVTIRDGRVFPDNGASYQHDDLEP